CTCCTTATGGATAAATTGGTATATATTGTAATCCTGTTTTCTCATCTAGCCTCGCTACTAAATTTGCATTTTGAACAGCTTGCCCTGCCGCCCCCTTCATCATATTGTCAATCACAGCAACTACCGTAATTCTTTTCGTTCTTTCATCATAACCAATGCCGATGTCACAATAATTTGATCCTCTTACTTCTTTTATACTTGGGAATTCTCCATACGGGCGAATACGGACAAAATAAGCATTTTTATAAATATTTGTATACAAATTATGAAGTTCTTCTATTTGTACATATTTCCTTATTTTTGCATAAAGAGTAACCATAATCCCTCGTGATACTGGTATTAAGTGTGTACTAAATGTAATTGGCTTCGCTTGTTCATTCCAGCCAATTAACATTTGTTCAATTTCTGGAATATGCTGATGCTCATTCACCTTATAAATATGGAGATTATCGTATAGTTCCGGAAAATGAGCTGCATGAGTCGGTGTTTTTCCAGCACCTGATACCCCCGATTTAGCATCAATAATTATCGAATTTTCCTCAATGATTTTATTTCGCATCAGCGGTGCTATAGCTAATAAAGTTGCTGTAGCAAAACAACCAGGATTTGCAACTAACTTCGCTTGTTGAATCTCGTCTCTTTTCCACTCACTTAATCCATACACTGCTTGTTGAAGAAACTCCTCACTTGCAGCAGGCTTTTTATACCACATTTCATATATAGAAGGATTCACCATTCGAAAATCACCAGACAAATCGATTACTTTTAAGCCTGCTTTTAACAAAAGAGGGGTTAGCTTGACAGAAACGCCTGCTGGTGTTGCTAAAAAAACAAGATCTGCTTCTTTCTTAATCGATTCCACATCGATTTCTTGCAATGTATACACGAGAAAACGACGTAAATGTGGATATGAACTCGTTATATGCTCTCCTACTTGTGAAAAGGAGTGTATAGATACAATAGAAAAATACGGATGTTGTTGTAATAACCGTATTAACTCGATTCCTCCGTACCCTGTTGCTCCAATAATTGCAACTTTCATATTTTCCTCCTTATATAGATTATTGAAATTAAGTATGATTATAATATTGTATATTTATAGAGTCAATTAAATATTTATTATTTTTAAAAATTAAAAAACCTTAATTTTACTAATAAAACGATATCTAATGTGAATTTTTATACAAAATATTATATGCTAGTATTTTTCATATACTTCAAGTACAATGAAAGCAATATATGGATACATGTGAGTGAGGATAAACATGAATAAAAAATTAATCGAGAAGATGATGATAAAAAGTTTTGGGCAATATCAATGTAATCCTATTTCAAAAGAAGATGAGGAAATGTTAATTCAAAGCATCCAAACGATGATTGGTTCAGATCCTGATATTGATGTATACGAAGCAGTTGAAGATATTGTTTATGACTATATTACCGGAAAATAAAAATAGGAGATTTCATATAGAAATCTCCTATTTTTTACTTAATGATTTACCTGCAATTCGTTCAAATAAACCTGGGGATAATGCAAAAAGCTTTGGACCAATTCCCATCCATTTTGGCAAATTTACTTCTCTTTTTTTCGTATGCATTGCCTTTACAATCTGCCCAGCTACATATGTTGGTTTTAACATGTAACGCCCCATATTTTTTACATATGTACCTGATTGATCAGCGGTGTCAAAAAAGTTCG
The window above is part of the Bacillus cytotoxicus NVH 391-98 genome. Proteins encoded here:
- the argC gene encoding N-acetyl-gamma-glutamyl-phosphate reductase, with protein sequence MKVAIIGATGYGGIELIRLLQQHPYFSIVSIHSFSQVGEHITSSYPHLRRFLVYTLQEIDVESIKKEADLVFLATPAGVSVKLTPLLLKAGLKVIDLSGDFRMVNPSIYEMWYKKPAASEEFLQQAVYGLSEWKRDEIQQAKLVANPGCFATATLLAIAPLMRNKIIEENSIIIDAKSGVSGAGKTPTHAAHFPELYDNLHIYKVNEHQHIPEIEQMLIGWNEQAKPITFSTHLIPVSRGIMVTLYAKIRKYVQIEELHNLYTNIYKNAYFVRIRPYGEFPSIKEVRGSNYCDIGIGYDERTKRITVVAVIDNMMKGAAGQAVQNANLVARLDEKTGLQYIPIYP
- a CDS encoding YqzH family protein — encoded protein: MNKKLIEKMMIKSFGQYQCNPISKEDEEMLIQSIQTMIGSDPDIDVYEAVEDIVYDYITGK